One genomic segment of Vicinamibacterales bacterium includes these proteins:
- a CDS encoding carbamoyltransferase C-terminal domain-containing protein — protein sequence MNILGFTGGFDRVHESHYGFPIDFAHDAAAVLVQDGVITAAIEEERLNRIKHTNKAPANAVRFCLEQAGLGLDDVDYFGYYATEPFLDEFFLRYHLDHPHLGPFTGTRAILQDVFERDFGHRPEADRFRFISHHMAHAVSAFAVCGHEDALVLSMDGVGESVSTMVLDGRGKALNVLAAKPQHYSLGNYYTRAIGFLGYRIYDEYKVMGLAPYGDPGRFRGVFNEFYALLPNGDYVIYNERVLNLHRTLPPRRRGEPFTQLHKDIAAALQESLEAIVFHILRHHQDVTGHDNLALAGGVAQNSSMVGKLWRSGLFRDIFVQPAADDAGCAIGCALAVAHEMTPSLPKTRLAHTFWGTDAGSSESIAATLEAWSPFLESRRMADPFAETAALLADGAVAGWVQGRTEFGPRALGNRSIIADPRLAAHKDTINAMIKKREGYRPFAPSVLAERAGDFFEIPEDQSQFPFMSSVLQVREQWRETLGAITHVDGSARLQTVSRDTNPRYYALIEAFGKQTGVPMLLNTSFNNNVEPIVNTAEEAVTCFLTSGLNYLVIGDYLAWKRPELGPALLEGCRLWLSPCSRLTATHAVDEHGARETRFALVRNYDSTRSLAISEAAYRVVEAADSTTTLAEVLPRCGASAGDATLMTELFALWSDRYVLVSPGGPAA from the coding sequence ATGAACATCCTGGGATTCACCGGCGGCTTCGACCGCGTGCACGAGTCGCACTACGGCTTTCCAATCGACTTCGCGCACGACGCCGCCGCGGTGCTGGTCCAGGACGGCGTCATCACGGCGGCGATCGAGGAAGAGCGCCTCAACCGCATCAAGCACACCAACAAGGCGCCGGCCAACGCGGTCCGCTTCTGCCTGGAGCAGGCGGGCCTCGGGCTCGACGACGTTGACTACTTCGGCTACTACGCGACCGAGCCGTTTCTCGACGAGTTCTTCCTGCGCTATCACCTCGACCATCCGCACCTGGGCCCGTTCACGGGCACGCGGGCCATTCTGCAGGACGTCTTCGAGCGCGACTTCGGTCATCGTCCCGAGGCCGATCGCTTCCGCTTCATCAGCCACCACATGGCGCACGCCGTCAGCGCCTTCGCGGTGTGCGGGCACGAGGATGCGCTGGTGCTGTCGATGGACGGCGTCGGCGAGAGCGTCTCGACCATGGTGCTCGACGGCCGCGGCAAGGCGCTGAACGTGCTGGCGGCGAAGCCGCAGCACTACAGCCTCGGCAATTACTACACGCGGGCGATCGGGTTTCTCGGCTACCGGATTTACGACGAGTACAAGGTGATGGGCCTCGCGCCCTACGGCGACCCCGGCCGCTTCCGCGGCGTGTTCAACGAGTTCTACGCGCTGCTGCCGAACGGCGACTACGTCATCTACAACGAGCGCGTCTTGAACCTTCACCGGACGCTGCCGCCCCGGCGCCGTGGCGAGCCGTTCACCCAGCTCCACAAGGACATCGCCGCCGCCCTGCAGGAGTCGCTCGAGGCGATCGTCTTTCACATCCTGCGCCATCACCAGGACGTGACCGGCCACGACAACCTGGCGCTGGCCGGCGGCGTGGCGCAGAACAGCAGCATGGTGGGGAAGTTGTGGCGCAGCGGGCTGTTCCGCGACATCTTCGTGCAGCCGGCGGCCGACGATGCCGGCTGTGCGATTGGGTGCGCGCTGGCGGTGGCGCACGAGATGACGCCGTCGCTGCCGAAGACGCGGCTGGCGCATACCTTCTGGGGCACCGACGCCGGATCGAGCGAGAGCATTGCCGCCACGCTCGAGGCGTGGTCGCCGTTCCTCGAGTCCCGGCGGATGGCGGATCCGTTTGCCGAGACGGCGGCGCTGCTTGCTGACGGCGCCGTCGCCGGTTGGGTCCAGGGGCGCACCGAGTTCGGCCCGCGCGCGCTCGGCAACCGCAGCATCATTGCCGACCCGCGCCTGGCCGCGCACAAAGACACCATCAACGCGATGATCAAGAAGCGCGAGGGCTATCGTCCGTTCGCGCCGTCGGTGCTGGCGGAACGCGCCGGCGACTTCTTCGAGATCCCCGAGGATCAGTCGCAGTTCCCGTTCATGTCCAGCGTACTGCAGGTGCGCGAGCAGTGGCGGGAGACCCTCGGCGCGATCACGCACGTTGACGGCAGCGCCCGGCTGCAAACCGTCAGCCGCGACACCAATCCGCGCTACTACGCGCTGATCGAGGCGTTCGGCAAGCAGACCGGCGTGCCGATGCTGCTAAACACCTCGTTCAACAACAACGTTGAGCCGATCGTGAACACCGCGGAAGAGGCCGTCACCTGCTTCCTGACTTCGGGTTTGAACTACCTGGTGATCGGCGACTACCTCGCCTGGAAGCGGCCCGAATTGGGCCCCGCGCTGCTCGAGGGCTGCCGCCTCTGGCTGTCGCCCTGCAGCCGGCTGACGGCAACGCATGCGGTCGATGAGCATGGCGCGCGCGAGACGCGATTCGCGCTCGTGCGGAACTACGACAGCACCCGATCCCTGGCGATTTCGGAAGCGGCCTACCGCGTGGTCGAGGCGGCCGATTCAACGACCACGCTCGCCGAGGTACTGCCGCGTTGTGGCGCCAGCGCCGGCGATGCGACGCTCATGACCGAGCTGTTCGCGTTGTGGAGCGATCGCTACGTGCTGGTGTCGCCCGGAGGGCCGGCGGCGTGA
- a CDS encoding amino acid adenylation domain-containing protein, which translates to MTIRREDLKDLYPLTPMQEGMLFHARHEPDSPAYTEQVVWRVSGGFDVAKYQAAWDALHARHDALRSVFTHEKSREPLQMILKERRADFTFESLLALPAQAREARAVEARAAEQSCGFDLARGPMLRVRVLQVDATEHDVILTWHHILFDGWSTHLVLRDLLSLYAAALTGSAPELPPVPSYAPYVEWLKSRDRQASLSYWQRLLDGYDASAEIAPLAAAGAGPCELQRVDFRLDATTQRELQALATAQDATLSSVVQAAWGVVLGRYGDARDVVFGAVVSGRSPEVPDIERIAGLLINTIPVRVTYGDHDTFADLVTRVQRQAIDSQPHHASRLAEIQNLSELRAGLIRHLVVFENYPASQIGAGSTGLAARVVESSEPTNYDLVVIVEPGDTLRIEFQYNAGAYTLQQVTALAGHLGRFLSEAARQPTSPIARVNMLDAAERDQLVHGLNATARPYPSTSTLAKQFAESVTRNGPGTAISAEGVTLTYDELDQRSNRLAHHLAANGVVAGDRVAVLLERSPVLVEALLAIIKLGASVVPLDPAAPLDRTAFVVKDAGVRALVAMAASDVRLPGITRIAPDAQASQIVACPSTPPPAAATVATDEVVLFDTSGSTGIPKAVRVPHRAILRLVINSDYVVLGPNDKVAHISNVAFDAVTFEVWGALLNGGELHVLGRDTALTPQVLARELRSRGITAMFLTSALFNQMAREAPDGLATVTTVLVGGDKVEPRWVKRVLARGAPPRLLNGYGPTETCTFATWHHIKQVGDDATIIPIGRPIANTTAYVVDRAMLLQPTGAAGELLIGGDGVALGYHNRPELTAAAFVPDPFGAAGGTLYRTGDIVRRNADGDIEFLGRRDGQVKLRGFRIEPGEIESALRTFPGLDDALVLLHQDEATGDKRLIAYLAFPTPPARTIELEVRNHLRPRLPGYMIPSVFMVLERLPLNANGKIDRKALPAPMRSGMGFGKTFVAPATEIEKKVAGIWETTLGASGVGRHDNFFELGGHSLTASTAISRIRAELKVDVPIASFFECTTLEALAALVAGLQAGAAPAPAGITRVQREAHKR; encoded by the coding sequence ATGACGATTAGACGGGAAGACTTGAAAGACCTGTACCCCCTCACGCCCATGCAGGAGGGGATGCTGTTCCACGCCCGGCACGAGCCGGACAGCCCGGCCTACACCGAGCAAGTCGTGTGGCGAGTGAGCGGCGGTTTTGACGTGGCCAAGTACCAGGCGGCGTGGGATGCCCTTCACGCGCGGCACGACGCGCTGCGCTCCGTGTTCACGCACGAGAAGAGCCGTGAGCCGTTGCAGATGATCCTGAAGGAGCGGCGAGCCGACTTCACGTTCGAGTCACTGTTGGCCCTGCCGGCGCAGGCACGCGAGGCGCGCGCGGTCGAGGCGCGAGCCGCCGAGCAGTCCTGCGGCTTCGACCTGGCGCGTGGCCCGATGCTGCGCGTCCGCGTTCTCCAGGTAGACGCGACCGAGCACGACGTCATCCTGACGTGGCATCACATCTTGTTCGATGGCTGGAGCACGCACCTCGTCTTGCGCGATCTGCTGTCACTGTATGCCGCCGCGCTCACCGGCTCCGCGCCCGAGCTGCCGCCGGTGCCCTCGTACGCCCCGTACGTGGAGTGGCTCAAGTCTCGCGATCGCCAGGCTTCGTTGTCGTATTGGCAGCGACTGCTCGATGGGTATGACGCCAGCGCGGAGATCGCGCCGCTCGCGGCAGCCGGCGCCGGACCTTGCGAGTTACAGCGCGTGGACTTTCGGCTCGACGCCACCACCCAGCGCGAGCTTCAGGCGCTGGCTACCGCCCAGGACGCGACGCTGAGCAGCGTGGTCCAGGCCGCCTGGGGCGTGGTGCTCGGGCGCTACGGCGACGCGCGCGACGTGGTGTTCGGCGCCGTCGTGTCGGGCCGCTCACCCGAAGTGCCCGACATCGAGCGTATCGCCGGCCTGCTGATCAACACCATTCCGGTGCGCGTCACCTACGGCGACCACGACACCTTCGCGGACCTGGTCACGCGAGTGCAGCGACAGGCCATTGATTCGCAACCGCACCACGCCTCGAGGCTGGCCGAGATCCAGAACCTCTCGGAGCTGCGCGCAGGGCTGATCAGGCACCTGGTCGTCTTCGAGAACTACCCCGCGTCGCAGATTGGCGCCGGCTCCACGGGGCTGGCCGCGCGCGTGGTCGAGTCCAGCGAGCCGACCAATTACGACCTGGTCGTGATCGTCGAGCCGGGCGACACGTTGCGGATCGAGTTTCAGTACAACGCCGGCGCCTACACCTTGCAACAGGTCACCGCGCTCGCCGGCCACCTCGGTCGCTTCCTGAGCGAGGCGGCGCGTCAGCCAACATCGCCGATCGCGCGCGTGAACATGCTGGACGCTGCCGAGCGCGATCAGCTGGTGCACGGGCTCAACGCGACCGCGCGCCCGTATCCGTCCACCAGCACGTTGGCGAAGCAGTTCGCCGAGTCGGTCACGCGCAACGGCCCAGGGACAGCGATCAGCGCCGAGGGCGTGACGCTGACATACGACGAGCTCGATCAGCGGTCGAACCGCTTGGCCCATCACCTGGCGGCCAACGGCGTGGTCGCCGGCGACCGGGTCGCGGTGCTGCTCGAGCGGTCGCCGGTGCTGGTCGAAGCCCTGCTCGCCATCATCAAGCTTGGCGCCTCCGTCGTGCCGTTGGATCCCGCGGCGCCGCTCGACCGCACCGCCTTTGTCGTGAAGGATGCCGGTGTTCGTGCGTTAGTGGCCATGGCCGCGTCTGACGTGCGCCTGCCCGGCATCACGCGCATCGCGCCCGACGCGCAGGCGTCGCAGATCGTGGCGTGCCCATCCACGCCGCCGCCCGCCGCCGCCACCGTGGCGACGGACGAAGTGGTCCTGTTCGACACGTCCGGTTCAACCGGGATCCCGAAGGCCGTTCGCGTCCCTCACCGCGCCATCCTGCGCCTGGTGATCAATTCCGACTACGTCGTGTTGGGCCCGAACGACAAGGTTGCGCACATCTCGAACGTGGCGTTCGATGCTGTGACGTTCGAGGTCTGGGGCGCCTTGCTGAATGGTGGCGAGCTGCACGTGCTGGGCCGCGACACGGCGTTAACCCCGCAGGTGCTGGCGCGGGAACTCCGGTCGCGGGGCATCACCGCGATGTTCCTGACCTCTGCCCTCTTCAATCAGATGGCGCGCGAGGCCCCGGATGGTCTGGCCACGGTCACCACCGTGCTGGTTGGCGGCGACAAGGTCGAACCCCGCTGGGTCAAACGCGTGCTGGCCAGGGGCGCACCGCCGCGGTTGCTGAACGGCTACGGTCCGACGGAGACCTGCACCTTCGCCACCTGGCACCACATCAAGCAGGTCGGTGACGATGCGACCATCATCCCGATTGGACGGCCGATCGCCAACACCACGGCCTACGTGGTCGATCGCGCCATGCTGCTGCAGCCGACCGGCGCCGCCGGCGAGCTGCTGATTGGCGGCGACGGCGTTGCCCTCGGCTATCACAACCGTCCGGAGCTGACCGCGGCCGCGTTCGTGCCCGATCCCTTCGGTGCCGCCGGTGGCACGCTCTATCGCACCGGCGACATCGTCCGGCGCAATGCCGATGGCGACATCGAGTTCCTCGGCCGGCGCGACGGGCAGGTCAAGCTGCGCGGTTTCCGCATCGAGCCCGGCGAGATCGAGTCGGCTCTGCGTACCTTCCCCGGCCTGGACGACGCCCTGGTGCTGCTGCACCAGGACGAAGCGACCGGCGACAAGCGGCTGATTGCCTACCTGGCATTCCCGACGCCGCCGGCGCGCACAATCGAACTCGAGGTGCGCAATCACCTGCGTCCGCGGTTGCCCGGCTACATGATCCCGTCCGTGTTCATGGTGCTCGAGCGGCTGCCGCTGAACGCCAACGGCAAGATCGATCGCAAGGCGCTGCCGGCGCCGATGCGCTCGGGCATGGGTTTCGGCAAGACCTTCGTCGCGCCGGCCACCGAGATCGAGAAGAAGGTGGCGGGCATCTGGGAAACGACCCTTGGCGCCAGCGGTGTCGGGCGGCACGATAACTTCTTCGAGTTGGGTGGTCATTCGCTGACCGCGAGCACGGCCATTTCGCGCATTCGCGCCGAGCTCAAGGTGGACGTGCCAATCGCGTCGTTCTTCGAGTGCACCACGCTCGAGGCGCTGGCCGCGCTGGTGGCAGGCCTCCAGGCGGGCGCCGCGCCTGCCCCAGCCGGCATCACACGCGTTCAGCGGGAAGCGCACAAGCGATGA